In Paraburkholderia sp. BL23I1N1, a genomic segment contains:
- a CDS encoding VOC family protein — protein sequence MYVQPYVFFNGRCEEALKYYGEKLGAEVLLMMRYKDAPPDPQNSPRPGLEEKIMHATVKLGSTNWMASDGHCDPQATFSGFSLSLTADDAASAEKYFNALADGGQVMMPFQATFWSKGFGMVTDRFGLAWMVTVPEE from the coding sequence ATGTACGTTCAGCCTTACGTATTTTTCAACGGCCGCTGTGAAGAAGCGCTCAAGTATTACGGCGAGAAACTCGGCGCCGAAGTGTTGCTCATGATGCGCTACAAGGACGCGCCGCCGGACCCGCAGAATTCGCCGCGCCCTGGTCTGGAAGAAAAGATCATGCACGCCACGGTCAAGCTCGGCTCGACCAACTGGATGGCTTCCGACGGTCACTGCGATCCCCAAGCCACCTTCAGCGGCTTCAGCCTGTCGCTCACGGCCGACGACGCCGCATCGGCCGAAAAATACTTCAATGCGCTCGCCGATGGCGGACAGGTCATGATGCCGTTTCAGGCCACCTTCTGGAGCAAAGGCTTCGGCATGGTGACGGACCGCTTCGGTCTCGCCTGGATGGTGACGGTGCCGGAAGAGTAA
- a CDS encoding DUF1841 family protein, whose product MFNPSRDEVRQFFTDTWRKQRQGEILTPLEAIAADWIVEHPEYHADLTNTEAAQAQDYSPERGQTNPFLHLSMHLAITEQLSIDQPPGIRAAHERLAARLGSTHEAQHAIMDCLGETIWEAQRTGTPPDTDAYLQRIEQRATRD is encoded by the coding sequence ATGTTCAATCCCAGCCGCGACGAAGTCCGCCAATTTTTCACCGACACCTGGCGCAAACAGCGTCAAGGCGAGATTCTGACGCCGCTCGAAGCGATCGCTGCCGACTGGATCGTCGAGCATCCGGAATATCACGCCGATCTAACCAACACGGAAGCTGCCCAGGCTCAGGACTATTCGCCCGAGCGCGGTCAGACCAACCCGTTCCTGCATCTGTCGATGCATCTGGCAATCACCGAACAGTTGTCGATCGACCAGCCGCCGGGCATCCGCGCGGCGCATGAACGGCTCGCCGCCCGTCTCGGCTCGACCCACGAGGCGCAGCACGCGATCATGGACTGCCTCGGCGAAACCATCTGGGAAGCACAGCGCACTGGCACCCCGCCGGACACCGACGCCTACTTGCAGCGCATCGAGCAACGCGCCACGCGGGATTGA
- a CDS encoding VWA domain-containing protein, with the protein MLINFFYSLRAAKLPVSVKEYLTLLEALKANVIAPSLDDFYYLARITLVKDEQYFDKFDQAFGAYFKGVAKASELAFDVPLDWLKKKLQRDLSPEEKAQIEAMGGLDKLMERLKELFDEQKERHEGGSKWIGTGGTSPFGNGGYNPEGVRIGGDAAGNRTAVKVWEARAYRDYDDQVEIGTRNIKIALRRLRRFAREGAAEELDLPDTIRSTAANAGWLDLKMVPERHNKVKVLMLLDVGGSMDDHIKRTEELFSAAKAEFKHLEFYYFHNCVYDFLWKNNRRRHAERMPTWDLLHKFTPDYKLIFVGDATMSPYEVLQPSGSVEYNNAEAGAVWLRRLADHFPHYAWLNPEPEGLWAYRQSVSAIREVLGHRMYPLTLAGLETAMRMLSK; encoded by the coding sequence ATGCTGATCAATTTTTTTTATTCGCTGCGCGCCGCCAAACTGCCGGTGTCGGTGAAGGAATACCTGACGCTGCTCGAGGCGCTGAAGGCCAATGTGATCGCGCCGTCGCTCGACGATTTCTACTATCTCGCGCGCATCACGCTGGTCAAGGACGAGCAGTATTTCGACAAGTTCGACCAGGCGTTCGGCGCTTATTTCAAAGGCGTCGCGAAGGCCTCGGAGCTCGCCTTCGACGTCCCGCTCGACTGGCTCAAGAAGAAGCTGCAACGCGATCTGTCGCCCGAAGAGAAAGCGCAGATCGAGGCGATGGGCGGCCTCGACAAGCTGATGGAGCGCCTGAAGGAGCTGTTCGACGAACAGAAAGAGCGCCACGAAGGCGGCAGCAAGTGGATCGGCACGGGCGGCACCTCGCCGTTCGGCAACGGCGGCTATAACCCCGAGGGCGTGCGCATCGGCGGCGACGCGGCGGGCAATCGCACGGCGGTGAAGGTGTGGGAAGCGCGCGCCTATCGCGACTACGACGACCAGGTCGAAATCGGCACGCGCAACATCAAGATCGCGCTGCGCCGCCTGCGCCGTTTCGCCCGCGAAGGCGCGGCCGAAGAGCTCGACCTGCCCGACACGATTCGCAGCACCGCCGCGAACGCCGGCTGGCTCGATCTGAAGATGGTGCCGGAGCGGCACAACAAGGTCAAAGTGCTGATGCTGCTCGACGTGGGCGGCTCGATGGACGATCACATCAAACGCACCGAAGAACTCTTTTCCGCCGCCAAGGCCGAATTCAAGCATCTCGAGTTCTATTACTTCCACAACTGCGTGTACGACTTTCTGTGGAAGAACAATCGCCGCCGTCACGCCGAGCGCATGCCGACGTGGGACCTGCTGCACAAGTTCACGCCCGACTACAAGCTGATCTTCGTCGGCGACGCGACCATGAGCCCCTATGAAGTGCTGCAACCGAGCGGCTCGGTCGAATACAACAACGCCGAAGCCGGCGCCGTCTGGCTGCGCCGCCTCGCCGATCATTTCCCGCACTACGCGTGGCTCAACCCGGAGCCGGAAGGTTTGTGGGCGTACCGGCAGTCGGTCAGCGCGATCCGGGAAGTGCTCGGCCACCGCATGTATCCGCTCACCCTCGCCGGACTCGAAACGGCGATGCGTATGCTGAGCAAATAA
- a CDS encoding FUSC family protein encodes MASADSPHVIARRSAISRMVRTITSPYYRYRHAKMLHSLRVGVAMLVSILATTGINIPHGIWSSVTLLVVIGGLQHHGNIRKKAADRAAGTLLGATIGLLLILQQNLLGSLPLTYVLMAIVAGVCAWFAIGSSGYIGLLTAITMCIVAGHGDNLIDVGLWRTLNVLIGIVIALAFSFALPLHATYSWRYGLAANLRACAQIYTRLLQGETISEEEQVKRFLAINKRLVQLRSLMPSVAKEIDVPQARLEEIQRLHRSVLSSLELLATGPLMRADAAARAAYARECGAEVRAVRAILLAMARGLRFGRATNVRIPAASPLAEAHRDAALELPPDLQGPYWLGQRLAEQVDRLRALLLETEPNWNIERHSRTLLKA; translated from the coding sequence ATGGCTTCTGCCGATTCCCCTCACGTGATCGCCCGCCGCTCGGCCATTAGCCGCATGGTGCGCACGATCACGTCGCCGTACTACCGCTATCGCCACGCGAAGATGCTGCATAGCCTGCGCGTGGGCGTTGCGATGCTGGTGTCGATTCTCGCGACCACCGGTATCAACATTCCTCACGGCATCTGGTCGTCGGTGACCCTGCTGGTGGTGATCGGTGGCTTGCAGCATCACGGCAATATCCGCAAGAAAGCCGCCGACCGGGCGGCGGGGACGCTGCTCGGCGCGACGATCGGGCTCCTGCTGATCCTGCAGCAGAATTTGCTGGGCTCGCTGCCGCTCACTTATGTGCTGATGGCGATCGTCGCGGGGGTCTGCGCATGGTTCGCGATCGGTTCGTCGGGGTATATCGGTCTGCTGACGGCGATCACAATGTGCATCGTGGCGGGCCATGGCGACAATCTGATCGACGTCGGCCTATGGCGCACGCTGAATGTGCTGATCGGCATCGTGATCGCGCTGGCGTTTTCGTTCGCGTTGCCGCTGCACGCGACCTATTCGTGGCGCTATGGGCTCGCCGCCAATCTGCGCGCCTGCGCGCAGATCTACACCCGTTTGCTGCAAGGGGAGACGATCAGCGAGGAAGAACAGGTCAAACGCTTTCTCGCGATCAACAAGCGGCTGGTTCAGTTGCGCTCGCTGATGCCTTCGGTGGCGAAGGAGATCGATGTGCCGCAAGCCAGGCTCGAGGAGATCCAGCGGCTGCATCGCTCGGTGCTCAGTTCGCTGGAATTGCTGGCGACCGGCCCGCTGATGCGCGCCGACGCCGCGGCGCGCGCGGCGTATGCACGGGAATGCGGCGCCGAGGTGCGCGCCGTGCGCGCCATTCTGCTGGCGATGGCGCGCGGCCTGCGCTTTGGCCGCGCGACGAACGTCCGCATTCCGGCCGCGTCGCCGCTCGCCGAGGCGCATCGCGACGCGGCGCTTGAATTGCCGCCCGATTTGCAAGGGCCGTATTGGCTTGGGCAGCGGCTTGCCGAACAGGTGGACCGGTTACGCGCTTTGCTGCTGGAGACCGAGCCGAACTGGAACATCGAGCGGCATTCGCGCACCTTGCTGAAGGCTTAG
- the mctP gene encoding monocarboxylate uptake permease MctP: MNATATFVFVLFFIGVTILGFVAAHWRKGDLAHLEEWGLGGRRFGTIVTWFLLGGDLYTAYTFIAVPALVFGAGATGFFALPYTILIYPFAFVVFPKLWSIAKRQGYVTSADFVSARYGSRMLALAIAVTGIVATMPYIALQLVGIEVVIGALGFDTKGFVGDLPLIIAFAILAAYTYTSGLRAPAMIAVVKDVLIYVVIFAAIIVIPPQLGGFGHIFSVVPPAKLLLKAPDVSSLNGYSAYATLAVGSALALFLYPHSITAVLSSKSGNTIRRNMAMLPAYSLVLGLLALLGFMALASGVKDMPEFAPYFKAFGPNFAVPALFLHFFPSWFVGVAFAAIGIGALVPAAIMSIAAANLYTRNIHKEFVNRNMSHEQETNVAKLVSLIVKVGAVAFILGLPLTYAIQLQLLGGIWIIQTLPAIVLGLYTRMLDYRGLLIGWAVGIATGTWMAISLKLASSIFTIHLFGMAIPGYAAVWSLIVNLVVAVVVSLLVRLFGMQRAEDRTRPEDYLDVVEGEVSR, encoded by the coding sequence ATGAACGCCACCGCAACTTTCGTCTTCGTCCTGTTTTTCATCGGCGTCACCATTCTTGGCTTTGTCGCGGCCCATTGGCGCAAAGGCGACCTGGCCCATCTGGAAGAGTGGGGCCTCGGCGGCCGGCGCTTCGGCACGATCGTCACGTGGTTCCTGCTGGGCGGCGACCTGTACACCGCCTACACCTTCATCGCCGTGCCGGCGCTGGTGTTCGGTGCGGGCGCAACAGGCTTCTTCGCGCTGCCGTATACGATCCTGATCTATCCGTTCGCGTTCGTGGTGTTCCCGAAACTGTGGAGCATCGCCAAACGTCAAGGCTACGTGACATCGGCCGACTTCGTCTCGGCTCGCTATGGCAGCCGCATGCTGGCGCTGGCGATCGCCGTGACCGGCATTGTCGCGACGATGCCGTACATCGCGCTGCAACTGGTCGGTATCGAAGTAGTGATCGGCGCGTTGGGTTTCGACACCAAGGGCTTCGTCGGCGATCTGCCGCTGATCATCGCGTTCGCGATTCTGGCGGCGTACACGTACACGTCGGGCCTGCGCGCACCGGCCATGATCGCGGTCGTCAAGGATGTACTGATCTATGTCGTGATCTTTGCCGCGATCATTGTGATTCCGCCGCAACTGGGCGGCTTTGGCCACATCTTCAGCGTGGTGCCGCCGGCCAAGCTGCTGCTGAAAGCGCCGGACGTGTCGAGCCTGAACGGCTACAGCGCGTACGCAACGCTTGCGGTCGGCTCGGCGCTCGCGCTGTTCCTGTACCCGCACTCGATCACCGCGGTGCTGTCGTCGAAGTCGGGTAACACGATCCGCCGCAACATGGCGATGCTGCCGGCTTACTCGCTGGTGCTCGGCCTGCTCGCACTGCTGGGCTTCATGGCTCTGGCGTCGGGCGTGAAGGACATGCCGGAATTCGCGCCGTACTTCAAGGCGTTCGGCCCGAACTTCGCGGTGCCGGCGCTGTTCCTGCACTTCTTCCCGTCGTGGTTCGTCGGCGTGGCGTTCGCGGCGATCGGTATCGGCGCGCTGGTGCCGGCGGCGATCATGTCGATTGCGGCCGCGAACCTGTACACGCGCAATATCCACAAGGAGTTCGTGAACCGCAACATGTCGCATGAGCAGGAGACCAACGTCGCCAAACTGGTGTCGCTGATCGTCAAGGTCGGCGCGGTCGCGTTCATTCTCGGTTTGCCGCTTACGTACGCGATTCAGCTGCAATTGCTGGGCGGTATCTGGATCATCCAGACGCTGCCGGCCATCGTGCTGGGTCTCTACACGCGCATGCTCGACTACCGCGGCCTCCTGATCGGCTGGGCGGTTGGTATCGCAACCGGCACGTGGATGGCGATATCGCTGAAGCTGGCGAGCTCGATCTTCACGATCCACCTGTTCGGTATGGCGATCCCCGGCTACGCGGCGGTGTGGTCGCTGATCGTCAACCTGGTGGTTGCGGTGGTGGTGAGCCTGCTCGTGCGGTTGTTCGGCATGCAGCGCGCCGAGGACCGCACCCGTCCGGAAGACTATCTGGATGTGGTCGAAGGCGAAGTCAGCCGCTGA
- a CDS encoding MoxR family ATPase, producing MRFEGSSQYVATDDLKLAVNAAMTLKRPLLIKGEPGTGKTMLAEEVAAALGMPLLQWHIKSTTKAQQGLYEYDAVSRLRDSQLGDERVKDIRNYIVKGVLWQAFESDEQTVLLIDEIDKADIEFPNDLLRELDRMEFYVYETHELIRAKQRPLVIITSNNEKELPDAFLRRCFFHYIKFPDPVTMQQIVEVHYPGIKKELLAAAMQSFFELRNVAGLKKKPSTSELLDWLKLLLAEDIPPEALRSSDQKQIIPPLHGALLKNEQDVSLFERLIFMNRNNR from the coding sequence ATGCGTTTTGAAGGCTCATCGCAGTACGTCGCCACCGACGACCTCAAGCTCGCGGTCAACGCCGCGATGACGCTGAAGCGCCCGTTGCTGATCAAGGGTGAACCCGGCACCGGCAAAACGATGCTCGCCGAAGAAGTCGCCGCCGCGCTCGGCATGCCGCTGCTGCAATGGCATATCAAGTCCACCACCAAGGCCCAGCAAGGCCTGTACGAGTACGACGCGGTGTCGCGCCTGCGCGATTCGCAGCTCGGCGACGAGCGCGTCAAGGACATCCGCAACTACATCGTCAAGGGCGTGTTGTGGCAGGCGTTCGAGTCGGACGAGCAAACGGTGCTTCTGATCGACGAGATCGACAAGGCCGACATCGAATTTCCGAACGATCTGCTGCGCGAACTCGACCGCATGGAGTTCTACGTGTACGAAACTCACGAGCTGATCCGCGCAAAACAGCGCCCGCTCGTGATCATCACGTCGAACAACGAGAAAGAGCTGCCCGACGCGTTCCTGCGCCGCTGCTTTTTCCACTACATCAAATTCCCCGACCCGGTGACGATGCAGCAGATCGTCGAAGTGCACTATCCCGGCATCAAGAAGGAACTGCTCGCCGCGGCCATGCAGAGCTTCTTCGAATTGCGCAACGTCGCGGGCCTGAAGAAGAAACCGTCCACGTCGGAATTGCTCGACTGGCTGAAGCTGCTGCTCGCCGAAGACATTCCGCCTGAAGCGCTGCGCTCGTCCGACCAGAAGCAGATCATCCCGCCGCTGCACGGCGCGCTCCTGAAGAACGAACAGGACGTCAGCCTGTTCGAACGGCTGATCTTCATGAACCGCAATAACCGTTAA
- a CDS encoding benzoate/H(+) symporter BenE family transporter, translated as MNPSSSPDLSPADAHTGRLRPFADTSLSALVAGFVAMMTGYTSSLVLMFQAGQAAHLTDAQISSWIWALSIGMAVCTIGLSLRFRAPIVIAWSTPGAALLVSSLPNVAYPEAIGAFIVCAVLLTVVGLTGWFDTLMRKIPAGIASALLAGILFEIGIEIFRAAQFQTALVLTMFFAYLIVKRLAPRYAIVTTLIVGTAAAGGLGLLDFSRFHVALAHPVFTMPAFSVAASISIGIPLFVVAMASQNVPGIAVLRADGYTTPSAPLISTTGIASLLLAPFGSHGINLAAITAAICTGPEAHENRDKRYTAAVWCGIFYLIAGIFGATIAALFAALPKALVVSVAALALFGSIMSGLANAMQDTRQREAALVTFMVTASGLTLLSIGSAFWGLVAGVLTQLVLNAWRA; from the coding sequence ATGAATCCGTCTTCCTCGCCCGATTTGTCCCCTGCCGACGCACACACCGGGCGGCTCAGACCGTTTGCCGACACGTCGCTGTCGGCCCTCGTCGCCGGCTTCGTCGCGATGATGACGGGCTACACCAGCTCGCTCGTGCTGATGTTCCAGGCCGGCCAGGCCGCCCATCTCACCGATGCGCAGATTTCGTCCTGGATCTGGGCGTTGTCGATCGGCATGGCTGTTTGCACGATCGGCCTCTCGCTGCGCTTTCGCGCGCCGATCGTGATTGCATGGTCGACGCCCGGTGCGGCGCTGCTGGTGTCGTCGCTGCCAAATGTGGCCTACCCTGAGGCGATCGGCGCGTTCATCGTCTGCGCGGTGTTGCTGACGGTGGTCGGTCTGACCGGCTGGTTCGATACGCTGATGAGGAAAATCCCGGCCGGCATCGCCTCGGCGTTGCTGGCGGGCATTCTGTTCGAGATCGGCATCGAGATTTTCCGCGCGGCGCAGTTCCAGACCGCGCTCGTGCTGACGATGTTCTTCGCCTATCTGATCGTCAAACGCCTCGCGCCGCGCTATGCGATCGTGACGACGCTGATCGTCGGCACGGCTGCCGCCGGTGGGCTCGGGCTGCTCGACTTCAGCCGCTTTCACGTCGCGCTCGCGCATCCGGTGTTTACGATGCCGGCGTTTTCGGTCGCGGCGAGCATCAGCATCGGCATTCCGCTATTTGTCGTCGCGATGGCCTCGCAGAACGTGCCGGGCATCGCCGTGTTGCGCGCCGACGGCTACACCACGCCTTCCGCGCCGCTGATTTCGACAACGGGCATCGCCTCGCTGCTGCTCGCGCCGTTCGGCTCGCACGGCATCAATCTTGCGGCGATTACGGCGGCGATCTGTACCGGCCCCGAAGCGCACGAAAACCGCGACAAGCGTTACACCGCAGCGGTCTGGTGCGGCATTTTCTATCTGATCGCCGGGATTTTCGGCGCGACCATCGCCGCGCTGTTCGCTGCGTTGCCGAAGGCGCTGGTAGTCTCCGTCGCGGCGCTGGCGCTGTTCGGCTCGATCATGAGCGGCCTCGCCAACGCGATGCAGGATACGCGGCAGCGCGAGGCGGCGCTGGTCACGTTCATGGTGACGGCCTCGGGGCTCACGCTGCTGTCGATCGGCTCGGCGTTCTGGGGACTGGTGGCGGGCGTGCTGACACAACTGGTGCTGAACGCCTGGCGCGCCTGA
- a CDS encoding c-type cytochrome, with protein sequence MNKFVGKHVVIAALSVLAGYAASAQAADVVGNAKAGQGKVAMCIGCHGIPEYRTAYPEVYRVPMLGGQNQAYIENAMHAYKKGDRHFETMRAITTSLSDQDIADIAAYYAAQNSSSKSNPDK encoded by the coding sequence ATGAATAAATTCGTCGGCAAACACGTCGTGATCGCAGCGCTGTCGGTGCTCGCGGGCTATGCGGCCAGTGCGCAGGCAGCGGATGTCGTCGGCAACGCGAAGGCGGGCCAAGGCAAGGTCGCGATGTGTATTGGCTGCCACGGCATCCCTGAATACCGCACGGCTTACCCTGAGGTCTACCGCGTGCCCATGCTCGGCGGCCAGAATCAGGCGTACATCGAGAACGCCATGCACGCCTACAAGAAGGGCGACCGCCATTTCGAAACGATGCGCGCGATCACCACGTCGCTATCGGATCAGGACATCGCCGACATCGCTGCCTACTACGCAGCGCAAAATTCCTCTTCGAAGAGCAATCCCGACAAGTGA
- the tal gene encoding transaldolase, protein MTTALDQLKQYTTVVADTGDFQQLAQYKPQDATTNPSLILKAVQKDDYKPLLEKTVKAHASKPVGAIIDQLLIAFGTEILKIIPGRVSTEVDARLSFDTEASIAKGRELIALYKDHGIGRERVLIKLASTWEGVRAAEVLQKEGIHCNMTLLFSLAQAAACAEAGAQLISPFVGRIYDWYKKNAGSAWDEAKDGGANDPGVKSVRRIYAYYKKFGYKTEVMGASFRTPGQILELAGCDLLTISPDLLQKLQESTETVERKLSPEMGKSADIERVPVDESSFRFLVNDEAMATEKLAEGIRAFAADAVKLEKLIEALR, encoded by the coding sequence ATGACAACCGCACTCGATCAACTCAAGCAATACACCACCGTCGTGGCCGATACCGGCGACTTCCAGCAGCTTGCCCAGTACAAGCCGCAGGACGCGACCACCAATCCGTCGCTGATTCTGAAGGCCGTCCAGAAAGACGACTACAAGCCGCTGCTCGAAAAGACCGTGAAAGCTCACGCGTCGAAGCCGGTTGGCGCGATCATCGACCAGTTGCTGATTGCCTTCGGCACCGAAATTCTCAAGATCATCCCGGGTCGCGTGTCGACCGAAGTGGACGCGCGCCTGTCGTTCGATACCGAAGCGTCGATCGCCAAAGGCCGCGAGCTGATCGCCCTGTACAAAGACCACGGCATCGGCCGCGAACGCGTGCTGATCAAGCTGGCCTCCACGTGGGAAGGCGTCCGCGCCGCCGAAGTGCTGCAAAAGGAAGGCATCCACTGCAATATGACGCTGCTGTTCTCGCTCGCGCAGGCCGCCGCCTGTGCCGAAGCGGGCGCGCAACTGATCTCGCCCTTCGTCGGCCGCATCTACGACTGGTACAAGAAGAACGCCGGCAGCGCGTGGGACGAAGCGAAAGACGGCGGCGCCAACGATCCCGGCGTCAAATCGGTGCGCCGCATTTACGCGTACTACAAGAAGTTCGGCTACAAGACCGAGGTGATGGGCGCGAGCTTCCGCACCCCGGGTCAGATTCTGGAACTGGCCGGCTGCGATCTGCTGACCATCAGCCCGGATCTGCTGCAAAAACTGCAGGAGAGCACCGAAACGGTCGAGCGCAAGCTGTCGCCTGAAATGGGCAAGAGTGCGGACATCGAACGCGTGCCGGTCGACGAATCGTCGTTCCGTTTCCTCGTCAATGACGAAGCCATGGCGACCGAAAAGCTCGCCGAAGGCATCCGCGCATTCGCGGCAGACGCCGTCAAGCTGGAAAAGCTGATTGAAGCGCTGCGTTAA
- a CDS encoding DUF3311 domain-containing protein, with protein sequence MAHDADANKASKHWLWLLLLPWIAMIWVPSYNKVEPQLFDFPFFYWYQLLWVLISAIITALVYFKTRTRSSGNPGSSQGGAQ encoded by the coding sequence ATGGCTCACGACGCCGACGCGAACAAAGCCAGCAAGCACTGGCTCTGGTTGCTGCTGTTGCCCTGGATCGCAATGATCTGGGTGCCGTCATATAACAAGGTCGAACCGCAGCTGTTCGATTTTCCGTTCTTCTACTGGTATCAGCTCCTCTGGGTGCTGATCAGCGCGATCATCACGGCGCTCGTGTACTTCAAGACCAGGACCCGCTCATCGGGCAACCCGGGCAGCTCGCAAGGGGGCGCACAATAA
- a CDS encoding c-type cytochrome, producing the protein MNKPQQALRTVFKAACASAAVIGLFAANVAHAADAGNGKVLADNHNCAACHGVNLNKPVSPEYPKLAGQHADYVYWALRQYQMGNGNPHLGRNNAIMQAQVQSLSQGDMKDIAAYVESLNGDLVQKK; encoded by the coding sequence ATGAATAAGCCCCAACAGGCACTCCGTACGGTGTTCAAGGCTGCATGCGCGTCGGCGGCAGTCATCGGTCTGTTTGCAGCGAACGTCGCGCACGCCGCTGACGCCGGTAACGGCAAGGTGCTGGCGGACAACCACAACTGCGCGGCTTGCCACGGCGTCAACCTGAACAAGCCGGTGAGCCCGGAATATCCGAAGCTCGCCGGTCAGCACGCCGATTATGTTTACTGGGCGCTGCGGCAGTATCAGATGGGCAATGGCAACCCGCACCTCGGTCGCAACAATGCGATCATGCAGGCGCAGGTGCAAAGCCTGTCGCAAGGCGACATGAAGGACATCGCGGCTTACGTCGAATCGCTGAACGGCGATCTCGTGCAGAAGAAATAA